The following are encoded in a window of Gavia stellata isolate bGavSte3 chromosome 17, bGavSte3.hap2, whole genome shotgun sequence genomic DNA:
- the LOC132318541 gene encoding RIMS-binding protein 3A-like, with protein SLAQKEEQRRELEALRAELEEERHRTQELRRCFATETRELKAALGREQQLLAERLQSEWEQRQAQEVQRLLELKQRQRVVETRQLLRWKEAELREEQELLRHECTTALGQTRALQRQLAEEMVRPSSSGREARSKLQDVLSKLCWERDGYQPARIRHLQNQLQLERTLFTKYIKGSPEARKEADWLRQKSAQLAGLASRLEERSRQLQVASNRLINTRVPLPIQRSTEELRVASFPQQSDGETGEADGALLAQDKQDDSSRKAAVELQAQVAADEEGSYDVSTHSRTCEQLQVQLTEMTNGNTRLAQENARLHGQMALTEEVQAENLDLKGLLARVAGERDSAIQRNLIELNDWYEKLKEQRQQLFQELEWLERARSKRSVSRPCQANLVADKESLLLEAMRKQPAELRAFIARYSYDPFDGPNERPELELPLVAGQYVYVFGDVDEDGWYVGELTDGTRGFVPSNLVEEVSDEGQPDASGDSPGTSDW; from the exons agccttgcgcagaaggaggagcagaggcgggagctggaagcgctacgggctgagctggaggaagagcggcACCGCACCCAGGAGCTGCGCCGCTGCTTCGCTACCGAAACCCGGGAGCTGAAGGCggctttgggcagggagcagcagctcctggcagagcggcTCCAGTCCGAgtgggagcagcggcaggcTCAGGAGGTGCAGCGGCTTCTGGAGTTGAAGCAGCGGCAGCGGGTGGTGGAgacccgccagctgctgcgctggaaggaggctgagctccgcgaggaacaggagctgctgcggcacGAGTGCACCACCGCCCTTGGCCAGACGCGGGCCCTGCAGCGGCAGCTGGCCGAGGAGATGgtgaggcccagcagcagcggcagggaggcccggagcaagctccaggatgtcctcagcaagctctgctgggagagagatggctaCCAGCCCGCCCGCATCCGCCACCTccagaaccagctgcagctggagaggacactcttcaccaaatacatc aaaggctctccAGAAGCCCGCAAGGAGGCAGATTGGCTGCGGCAGAAAAGTGCTCAACTAGCTGGCCTCGCCTCGCGGCTGGAAGAAAGATCCAGGCAACTGCAGGTGGCCAGCAATCGCCTGATCAATACTcgagtgccactgcccatccaacgCTCTACTGAGGAACTGCGTGTGgcatcgtttcctcagcagagcgatggagaaacaggagaggctgacGGAGCTTTGCTGGCGCAGGACAAGCAGGACGACTCCTCACggaaggcagctgtggagcttcaggcccaagtggctgcagacgAAGAGGGCTCCTATGATGTGAGCACCCACAGCCGAACTTGTGAGCAGTTACAGGTGCAGCTCACGGAGATGACAAATGGAAACACCCGCCTGGCTcaagaaaatgctcgcctccatgggcagatggctttgacagaagaggttcaAGCGGAAAACCTTGACCTGAAAGGACTACTAGCACGAGTGGCAGGCGAGCGAGATTCTGCCATCCAAAGAAAC CTGATTGAACTGAATGATTGGTATGAGAAGCTAAAGGAACAAcgccagcagctatttcaggaactggaatggctggaaagagcaagatccAAGCGTAGCGTTTCCAGGCCATGCCAGGCTAACCTGGTAGCAGACAAGGAGTCCCTCCTGCTGGAGGCGATGAGAAAACAACCGGCAGAGCTTCGAGCGTTCATAGCTCGATACAGCTATGATCCTTTCGATGGTCCCAACGAGCGGCCTGAACTAGAGCTTCCTCTAGTTGCTGGACAATACGTGTACGTCTTTGGAGACGTGGATGAAGACGGTTggtatgtgggagagctgacCGATGGCACAAGAGGATTCGTCCCCTCTAATCTTGttgaagaagtttcagatgaGGGACAACCTGATGCCAGCGGAGACTCTCCAGGGACAAGTGATTGGTAG
- the LOC132318542 gene encoding RIMS-binding protein 3-like, with translation MTRDQRRELEALRAELEEERHRTQELRRCFATETRELKAALGREQQLLAERLQSEWEQRQAQEVQRLLELKQRQRVVETRQLLRWKEAELREEQELLRHECTTALGQTRALQRQLAEEMVRPSSSGREARSKLQDVLSKLCWERDGYQPARIRHLQNQLQLERTLFTKYIKGSPEARKEADCLRQKSAQLAGLASRLEERSRQLQVASNRLINTRVPLPIQRSTEELRVASFPQQSDGETGEADGALLAQDKQDDSSRKAAVELQAQVAADEEGSYDVSTHSRTREQLQVQLTEMTNGNTRLAQENARLRGQMALTEEVQAENLDLKGLLARVAGERDSAIQRNLIELNDRYEKLKEQRQQLFQELERLERARSKRSVSRPCQANLVADKESLLLEAMRKQPAELRAFIARYSYDPFDGPNERPELELPLVAGQYVYVFGDVDEDGWYVGELTDGTRGFVPSNLVEEVSDEGQPDASGDSPGTSDW, from the exons ATGACGCGGGAT cagaggcgggagctggaagcgctacgggctgagctggaggaagagcggcACCGCACCCAGGAGCTGCGCCGCTGCTTCGCTACCGAAACCCGGGAGCTGAAGGCggctttgggcagggagcagcagctcctggcagagcggcTCCAGTCCGAgtgggagcagcggcaggcTCAGGAGGTGCAGCGGCTTCTGGAGTTGAAGCAGCGGCAGCGGGTGGTGGAgacccgccagctgctgcgctggaaggaggctgagctccgcgaggaacaggagctgctgcggcacGAGTGCACCACCGCCCTTGGCCAGACGCGGGCCCTGCAGCGGCAGCTGGCCGAGGAGATGgtgaggcccagcagcagcggcagggaggcccggagcaagctccaggatgtcctcagcaagctctgctgggagagagatggctaCCAGCCCGCCCGCATCCGCCACCTccagaaccagctgcagctggagaggacactcttcaccaaatacatc aaaggctctccAGAAGCCCGCAAGGAGGCAGATTGTCTGCGGCAGAAAAGTGCTCAACTAGCTGGCCTCGCCTCGCGGCTGGAAGAAAGATCCAGGCAACTGCAGGTGGCCAGCAATCGCCTGATCAATACTcgagtgccactgcccatccaacgCTCTACTGAGGAACTGCGTGTGgcatcgtttcctcagcagagcgatggagaaacaggagaggctgacGGAGCTTTGCTGGCTCAGGACAAGCAGGACGACTCCTCACggaaggcagctgtggagcttcaggcccaagtggctgcagacgAAGAGGGCTCCTATGATGTGAGCACCCACAGCCGAACTCGTGAGCAGTTACAGGTGCAGCTCACGGAGATGACAAATGGAAACACGCGCCTGGCTcaagaaaatgctcgcctccgtgggcagatggctttgacagaagaggttcaAGCGGAAAACCTTGACCTGAAAGGACTACTAGCACGAGTGGCAGGCGAGCGAGATTCTGCCATCCAAAGAAAC CTGATTGAACTGAATGATCGGTATGAGAAGCTAAAGGAACAAcgccagcagctatttcaggaactggaacggctggaaagagcaagatccAAGCGTAGCGTTTCCAGGCCGTGCCAGGCTAACCTGGTAGCAGACAAGGAGTCCCTCCTGCTGGAGGCGATGAGAAAACAACCGGCAGAGCTTCGAGCGTTCATAGCTCGATACAGCTATGATCCTTTCGATGGTCCCAACGAGCGGCCTGAACTAGAGCTTCCTCTAGTTGCTGGACAATACGTGTACGTCTTTGGAGACGTGGATGAAGACGGTTggtatgtgggagagctgacCGATGGCACAAGAGGATTCGTCCCCTCTAATCTTGttgaagaagtttcagatgaGGGACAACCTGATGCCAGCGGAGACTCTCCAGGGACAAGTGATTGGTAG
- the LOC132318543 gene encoding RIMS-binding protein 3A-like — translation SLAQKEEQRRELEALRAELEEERHRTQELRRCFATETRELKAALGREQQLLAERLQSEWEQRQAQEVQRLLELNQRQRVVETRQLLRWKEAELREEQELLRHECTTALGQTRALQQQLAEEMVRPSSSGREARSKLQDVLSKLCWERDGYQPARIRHLQNQLQLERTLFTKYIKGSPEARKEADWLRQKSAQLAGLASRLEERSRQLQVASNRLINTRVPLPIQRSTEELCVASFPQQSDGETGEADGALLAQDKQDDSSRKAAVELQAQVAADEEGSYDVSTHSRTREQLQVQLTEMTNGNTRLAQENARLRGQMALTEEVQAENLDLKGLLARVAGERDSAIQRNLIELNDRYEKLKEQRQQLFQELERLERARSKRSVSRPCQANLVADKESLLLEAMRKQPAELRAFIARYSYDPFDGPNERPELELPLVAGQYVYVFGDVDEDGWYVGELTDGTRGFVPSNLVEEVSDEGQPDASGDSPGTSDW, via the exons agccttgcgcagaaggaggagcagaggcgggagctggaagcgctacgggctgagctggaggaagagcggcACCGCACCCAGGAGCTGCGCCGCTGCTTCGCTACCGAAACCCGGGAGCTGAAGGCggctttgggcagggagcagcagctcctggcagagcggcTCCAGTCCGAGTGGGAGCAGCGACAGGCTCAGGAGGTGCAGCGGCTTCTGGAgttgaaccagcggcagcgggtggtggagacccgccagctgctgcgctggaaggaggctgagctccgcgaggaacaggagctgctgcggcacGAGTGCACCACCGCCCTTGGCCAGACGCgggccctgcagcagcagctggccgaggagatggtgaggcccagcagcagcggcagggaggcccggagcaagctccaggatgtcctcagcaagctctgctgggagagagatggctaCCAGCCCGCCCGCATCCGCCACCTccagaaccagctgcagctggagaggacactcttcaccaaatacatc aaaggctctccAGAAGCCCGCAAGGAGGCAGATTGGCTGCGGCAGAAAAGTGCTCAACTAGCTGGCCTCGCCTCGCGGCTGGAAGAAAGATCCAGGCAACTGCAGGTGGCCAGCAATCGCCTGATCAATACTcgagtgccactgcccatccaacgCTCTACTGAGGAACTGTGTGTGgcatcgtttcctcagcagagcgatggagaaacaggagaggctgacGGAGCTTTGCTGGCTCAGGACAAGCAGGACGACTCCTCACGGAAGGCGGCCGTGGAGCTtcaggcccaagtggctgcagacgAAGAGGGCTCCTATGATGTGAGCACCCACAGCCGAACTCGTGAGCAGTTACAGGTGCAGCTCACGGAGATGACAAATGGAAACACGCGCCTGGCTcaagaaaatgctcgcctccgtgggcagatggctttgacagaagaggttcaAGCGGAAAACCTTGACCTGAAAGGACTACTAGCACGAGTGGCAGGCGAGCGAGATTCTGCCATCCAAAGAAAC CTGATTGAACTGAATGATCGGTATGAGAAGCTAAAGGAACAAcgccagcagctatttcaggaactggaacggctggaaagagcaagatccAAGCGTAGCGTTTCCAGGCCGTGCCAGGCTAACCTGGTAGCAGACAAGGAGTCCCTCCTGCTGGAGGCGATGAGAAAACAACCGGCAGAGCTTCGAGCGTTCATAGCTCGATACAGCTATGATCCTTTCGATGGTCCCAACGAGCGGCCTGAACTAGAGCTTCCTCTAGTTGCTGGACAATACGTGTACGTCTTTGGAGACGTGGATGAAGACGGTTggtatgtgggagagctgacCGATGGCACAAGAGGATTCGTCCCCTCTAATCTTGttgaagaagtttcagatgaGGGACAACCTGATGCCAGCGGAGACTCTCCAGGGACAAGTGATTGGTAG